A genomic stretch from Onychostoma macrolepis isolate SWU-2019 chromosome 02, ASM1243209v1, whole genome shotgun sequence includes:
- the LOC131525306 gene encoding protein crumbs homolog 1-like isoform X1 yields the protein MFTLFITKIMSRAGISFWIVLLLYAASGVCSEENIDGCDMNPCMNGGVCENQDGQYKCVCSQTSYNEHLYGGPYCTVVLLGCERHWCQNGATCDPYLDKGRHRYSCICPEGFTGTKCQTSTTFSFEERGFMQVQTNLTNALDPLNITLSFRTLQAAGILLQCQVEDQLLTLELVDGRLRHLLQRATKAEIVLLELPLIVSDGHWHTVKASLCNSMLGLSLTDPSCLQDTCHMEVQIDQAESELGSGLSELTGIQNLYIGGRGEQETASGFLGCMRDVWLDSRVVVPGLGPRTPAKQFNVKQGCSDWDRCKQNPCQNRGRCVKTGWRSFSCECHRPYEGEHCLDEYVTARFGSEDLESYAVFTVDDSPGDSNSVSMFVRTRRSQGLLLVLSNSTSQYLRVWLEDGKVKVQINNFESLKGSETVSDGHFHLITVLVEPESLSLFMSAKSQGRIPIRSVLAQAGDAVYVGGLPDRRASLAFGGYFKGCIQDLRMNSRRLQFYPVGVPVSSYRLQSSTEVSRGCTGDDSCSNNPCLNGGVCYSMWDDFTCSCPPNTAGQRCEEVRWCELSPCPSTAACQAHTQGFECLVNVSLRSDSHIITYRGNGKIRRYLSSISMYFRTRQQNATLLHAERDSQFITISIHDGHIVLELQGEKRTSYVYIHSLDLVNDGHWHRADFNMDSPVLQSSRWRIVLDERWEKPSVSFTASGDLDFLREDVDIILGGLGPDSEGNFVGCLGLVEIGGLALPYYSDMEINQPRPQKERFLRTSGTPYFGCWGSSVCEPDPCKNGGVCEDLFDLFKCHCPSDWDGQRCEFTVNDCASNPCVHGACRAISAGYECSCDAGYTGRRCETEVDLCAHNKCSNGGTCLRGLKRYSCLCPRNTTGPFCRERVPELPWYIDRFPFPKLPVSFCGNERWNYSCFNGGNCSSVEDYCDCLPGFAGQWCELELDECASDPCLNGGFCRNLINRFQCVCEMSFAGDHCQIDVSDFYVYVFLLLWQNIFQLLSYLILRLDDDPEVEWNAANDD from the exons ATGTTTACTCTGTTTATAACTAAGATCATGTCAAGAGCGGGCATTTCTTTCTGGATTGTCCTGTTGCTCTATGCAG CCTCAGGAGTCTGCAGTGAGGAGAATATCGATGGATGCGATATGAACCCGTGCATGAACGGTGGCGTGTGCGAGAACCAGGATGGACAATACAAATGTGTCTGTTCCCAAACGAGCTATAATGAACACCTCTATGGAGGGCCGTACTGCACAGTAGTGCTGCTTGGCTGTGAACGTCACTGGTGCCAGAACGGTGCCACTTGCGATCCGTACCTGGACAAAGGACGGCATCGATACAGCTGCATCTGCCCTGAGGGTTTCACTGGAACGAAATGCCAGACGTCCACCACCTTCTCTTTTGAAGAAAGAGGATTCATGCAGGTCCAAACCAACCTCACTAATGCTTTGGACCCTTTGAATATCACTCTGAGTTTCCGCACGTTGCAGGCAGCGGGCATTCTGCTCCAGTGCCAAGTTGAAGATCAGCTTCTTACGCTGGAGTTAGTGGATGGAAGGCTACGGCATTTACTGCAGAGAGCAACGAAAGCTGAAATCGTTCTTCTAGAGCTCCCGTTGATCGTTTCTGATGGCCACTGGCACACGGTCAAGGCCTCACTGTGCAACAGCATGCTCGGGCTGAGTCTTACAGACCCGTCTTGCCTTCAGGACACATGTCATATGGAAGTACAGATCGATCAAGCAGAGTCCGAACTGGGTTCAGGTCTGTCCGAGTTGACTGGGATCCAGAATCTCTACATAGGTGGAAGAGGAGAGCAAGAGACTGCTTCAGGCTTTCTGGGATGTATGAGGGATGTGTGGTTGGATTCACGTGTAGTGGTGCCTGGATTGGGGCCGAGGACTCCCGCTAAGCAATTTAATGTGAAACAGGGCTGCAGTGACTGGGACCGCTGCAAGCAAAACCCATGCCAGAACAGAGGCAGATGTGTCAAGACTGGATGGAGGAGCTTTAGCTGCGAATGCCATCGGCCTTATGAGGGCGAGCACTGTTTAGATG AGTATGTGACTGCAAGGTTTGGAAGTGAAGATCTGGAGAGCTACGCTGTGTTCACGGTGGACGACAGTCCAGGCGACAGTAACTCCGTGTCCATGTTCGTTCGCACGCGCCGCTCACAGGGCTTGCTCCTGGTCCTCTCAAACTCTACCAGTCAGTATCTGCGTGTCTGGTTAGAGGATGGAAAGGTCAAAGTTCAAATCAACAACTTTGAAAGTCTGAAAGGAAGTGAAACCGTCAGCGACGGTCATTTTCACCTCATAACTGTGCTTGTAGAGCCAGAATCCCTGTCCCTGTTTATGTCTGCTAAGAGCCAGGGCCGCATCCCCATCCGCAGTGTGCTGGCCCAGGCTGGAGATGCGGTGTATGTGGGGGGTTTACCGGATCGCCGTGCATCGCTAGCCTTCGGCGGCTACTTTAAGGGCTGCATCCAAGACCTCCGTATGAACAGTAGACGCCTGCAGTTCTACCCCGTCGGTGTCCCGGTGAGCTCCTACCGGCTCCAGAGCTCGACCGAAGTCTCGCGCGGCTGCACCGGCGACGACTCCTGCAGC AATAATCCCTGCTTGAATGGAGGTGTGTGTTACTCCATGTGGGATGATTTCACGTGCAGCTGCCCACCCAATACTGCGGGACAGCGCTGTGAGGAGGTCAGGTGGTGTGAGCTGTCCCCATGTCCGTCCACTGCCGCGTGTCAAGCCCACACTCAGGGCTTCGAAT GTTTGGTCAATGTCAGCCTCCGCAGCGACAGCCACATAATCACCTATCGTGGCAATGGAAAAATACGCCGATACCTCAGCAGCATTTCCATGTATTTCCGTACCAGGCAGCAGAATGCCACCCTACTGCACGCTGAGCGCGATTCTCAATTCATTACCATTTCCATCCACGATGGGCACATAGTTTTAGAGCTGCAGGGAGAAAAAAGAACCTcctatgtatatatacacagccTGGACCTGGTGAATGATGGTCACTGGCACAGGGCAGACTTCAACATGGACAGCCCAGTCCTCCAGTCATCCAGATGGAGAATAGTTCTGGATGAGCGCTGGGAGAAACCCTCTGTCTCCTTCACAGCCTCAGGAGATCTGGATTTCCTCAGAGAAGACGTGGACATCATCTTAGGAGGCTTGGGACCTGATTCGGAGGGTAACTTTGTTGGCTGTCTCGGTTTGGTGGAGATTGGAGGACTTGCATTGCCATATTACAGTGACATGGAGATAAACCAGCCCAGACCCCAGAAAGAGCGCTTTCTGAGGACTTCTGGGACTCCCTACTTCGGCTGCTGGGGATCTAGTGTCTGCGAGCCTGACCCTTGCAAGAATGGAGGGGTTTGTGAAGATCTGTTCGACCTTTTCAAGTGCCATTGCCCATCTGATTGGGATGGCCAGCGTTGTGAATTCACTGTAAATGACTGTGCATCAAACCCATGTGTTCACGGAGCCTGCAGAGCGATCTCAGCTGGGTACGAGTGCTCGTGTGATGCAGGCTACACCGGCCGGCGCTGTGAAACGGAGGTGGACTTATGCGCCCACAACAAGTGCAGTAATGGCGGAACGTGCCTAAGAGGATTGAAACGCTACTCATGTCTCTGTCCAAGAAACACGACAGGACCTTTCTGCAG GGAGAGAGTTCCAGAACTTCCATGGTATATCGACAGGTTTCC ATTCCCTAAACTTCCTGTGTCTTTCTGCGGGAATGAGAGATGGAACTACAGTTGCTTCAATGGTGGGAATTGCTCTTCTGTTGAGGATTATTGTGACTGTCTACCTGGATTCGCTGGACAGTG GTGCGAGCTGGAGCTGGATGAATGTGCATCTGACCCCTGCCTTAATGGAGGCTTCTGCCGTAACCTGATCAACAGGTTCCAGTGTGTGTGCGAGATGAGCTTTGCAGGTGATCACTGTCAGATCGACGTCAGTGACTTCTACGTCTATGTGTTCCTGCTCCTGTGGCAGAACATCTTCCAGCTGTTGTCATACCTCATTTTGCGTTTAGATGATGATCCAGAGGTTGAGTGGAACGCAGCCAATGATGACTAG
- the LOC131525306 gene encoding protein crumbs homolog 1-like isoform X2 has protein sequence MNPCMNGGVCENQDGQYKCVCSQTSYNEHLYGGPYCTVVLLGCERHWCQNGATCDPYLDKGRHRYSCICPEGFTGTKCQTSTTFSFEERGFMQVQTNLTNALDPLNITLSFRTLQAAGILLQCQVEDQLLTLELVDGRLRHLLQRATKAEIVLLELPLIVSDGHWHTVKASLCNSMLGLSLTDPSCLQDTCHMEVQIDQAESELGSGLSELTGIQNLYIGGRGEQETASGFLGCMRDVWLDSRVVVPGLGPRTPAKQFNVKQGCSDWDRCKQNPCQNRGRCVKTGWRSFSCECHRPYEGEHCLDEYVTARFGSEDLESYAVFTVDDSPGDSNSVSMFVRTRRSQGLLLVLSNSTSQYLRVWLEDGKVKVQINNFESLKGSETVSDGHFHLITVLVEPESLSLFMSAKSQGRIPIRSVLAQAGDAVYVGGLPDRRASLAFGGYFKGCIQDLRMNSRRLQFYPVGVPVSSYRLQSSTEVSRGCTGDDSCSNNPCLNGGVCYSMWDDFTCSCPPNTAGQRCEEVRWCELSPCPSTAACQAHTQGFECLVNVSLRSDSHIITYRGNGKIRRYLSSISMYFRTRQQNATLLHAERDSQFITISIHDGHIVLELQGEKRTSYVYIHSLDLVNDGHWHRADFNMDSPVLQSSRWRIVLDERWEKPSVSFTASGDLDFLREDVDIILGGLGPDSEGNFVGCLGLVEIGGLALPYYSDMEINQPRPQKERFLRTSGTPYFGCWGSSVCEPDPCKNGGVCEDLFDLFKCHCPSDWDGQRCEFTVNDCASNPCVHGACRAISAGYECSCDAGYTGRRCETEVDLCAHNKCSNGGTCLRGLKRYSCLCPRNTTGPFCRERVPELPWYIDRFPFPKLPVSFCGNERWNYSCFNGGNCSSVEDYCDCLPGFAGQWCELELDECASDPCLNGGFCRNLINRFQCVCEMSFAGDHCQIDVSDFYVYVFLLLWQNIFQLLSYLILRLDDDPEVEWNAANDD, from the exons ATGAACCCGTGCATGAACGGTGGCGTGTGCGAGAACCAGGATGGACAATACAAATGTGTCTGTTCCCAAACGAGCTATAATGAACACCTCTATGGAGGGCCGTACTGCACAGTAGTGCTGCTTGGCTGTGAACGTCACTGGTGCCAGAACGGTGCCACTTGCGATCCGTACCTGGACAAAGGACGGCATCGATACAGCTGCATCTGCCCTGAGGGTTTCACTGGAACGAAATGCCAGACGTCCACCACCTTCTCTTTTGAAGAAAGAGGATTCATGCAGGTCCAAACCAACCTCACTAATGCTTTGGACCCTTTGAATATCACTCTGAGTTTCCGCACGTTGCAGGCAGCGGGCATTCTGCTCCAGTGCCAAGTTGAAGATCAGCTTCTTACGCTGGAGTTAGTGGATGGAAGGCTACGGCATTTACTGCAGAGAGCAACGAAAGCTGAAATCGTTCTTCTAGAGCTCCCGTTGATCGTTTCTGATGGCCACTGGCACACGGTCAAGGCCTCACTGTGCAACAGCATGCTCGGGCTGAGTCTTACAGACCCGTCTTGCCTTCAGGACACATGTCATATGGAAGTACAGATCGATCAAGCAGAGTCCGAACTGGGTTCAGGTCTGTCCGAGTTGACTGGGATCCAGAATCTCTACATAGGTGGAAGAGGAGAGCAAGAGACTGCTTCAGGCTTTCTGGGATGTATGAGGGATGTGTGGTTGGATTCACGTGTAGTGGTGCCTGGATTGGGGCCGAGGACTCCCGCTAAGCAATTTAATGTGAAACAGGGCTGCAGTGACTGGGACCGCTGCAAGCAAAACCCATGCCAGAACAGAGGCAGATGTGTCAAGACTGGATGGAGGAGCTTTAGCTGCGAATGCCATCGGCCTTATGAGGGCGAGCACTGTTTAGATG AGTATGTGACTGCAAGGTTTGGAAGTGAAGATCTGGAGAGCTACGCTGTGTTCACGGTGGACGACAGTCCAGGCGACAGTAACTCCGTGTCCATGTTCGTTCGCACGCGCCGCTCACAGGGCTTGCTCCTGGTCCTCTCAAACTCTACCAGTCAGTATCTGCGTGTCTGGTTAGAGGATGGAAAGGTCAAAGTTCAAATCAACAACTTTGAAAGTCTGAAAGGAAGTGAAACCGTCAGCGACGGTCATTTTCACCTCATAACTGTGCTTGTAGAGCCAGAATCCCTGTCCCTGTTTATGTCTGCTAAGAGCCAGGGCCGCATCCCCATCCGCAGTGTGCTGGCCCAGGCTGGAGATGCGGTGTATGTGGGGGGTTTACCGGATCGCCGTGCATCGCTAGCCTTCGGCGGCTACTTTAAGGGCTGCATCCAAGACCTCCGTATGAACAGTAGACGCCTGCAGTTCTACCCCGTCGGTGTCCCGGTGAGCTCCTACCGGCTCCAGAGCTCGACCGAAGTCTCGCGCGGCTGCACCGGCGACGACTCCTGCAGC AATAATCCCTGCTTGAATGGAGGTGTGTGTTACTCCATGTGGGATGATTTCACGTGCAGCTGCCCACCCAATACTGCGGGACAGCGCTGTGAGGAGGTCAGGTGGTGTGAGCTGTCCCCATGTCCGTCCACTGCCGCGTGTCAAGCCCACACTCAGGGCTTCGAAT GTTTGGTCAATGTCAGCCTCCGCAGCGACAGCCACATAATCACCTATCGTGGCAATGGAAAAATACGCCGATACCTCAGCAGCATTTCCATGTATTTCCGTACCAGGCAGCAGAATGCCACCCTACTGCACGCTGAGCGCGATTCTCAATTCATTACCATTTCCATCCACGATGGGCACATAGTTTTAGAGCTGCAGGGAGAAAAAAGAACCTcctatgtatatatacacagccTGGACCTGGTGAATGATGGTCACTGGCACAGGGCAGACTTCAACATGGACAGCCCAGTCCTCCAGTCATCCAGATGGAGAATAGTTCTGGATGAGCGCTGGGAGAAACCCTCTGTCTCCTTCACAGCCTCAGGAGATCTGGATTTCCTCAGAGAAGACGTGGACATCATCTTAGGAGGCTTGGGACCTGATTCGGAGGGTAACTTTGTTGGCTGTCTCGGTTTGGTGGAGATTGGAGGACTTGCATTGCCATATTACAGTGACATGGAGATAAACCAGCCCAGACCCCAGAAAGAGCGCTTTCTGAGGACTTCTGGGACTCCCTACTTCGGCTGCTGGGGATCTAGTGTCTGCGAGCCTGACCCTTGCAAGAATGGAGGGGTTTGTGAAGATCTGTTCGACCTTTTCAAGTGCCATTGCCCATCTGATTGGGATGGCCAGCGTTGTGAATTCACTGTAAATGACTGTGCATCAAACCCATGTGTTCACGGAGCCTGCAGAGCGATCTCAGCTGGGTACGAGTGCTCGTGTGATGCAGGCTACACCGGCCGGCGCTGTGAAACGGAGGTGGACTTATGCGCCCACAACAAGTGCAGTAATGGCGGAACGTGCCTAAGAGGATTGAAACGCTACTCATGTCTCTGTCCAAGAAACACGACAGGACCTTTCTGCAG GGAGAGAGTTCCAGAACTTCCATGGTATATCGACAGGTTTCC ATTCCCTAAACTTCCTGTGTCTTTCTGCGGGAATGAGAGATGGAACTACAGTTGCTTCAATGGTGGGAATTGCTCTTCTGTTGAGGATTATTGTGACTGTCTACCTGGATTCGCTGGACAGTG GTGCGAGCTGGAGCTGGATGAATGTGCATCTGACCCCTGCCTTAATGGAGGCTTCTGCCGTAACCTGATCAACAGGTTCCAGTGTGTGTGCGAGATGAGCTTTGCAGGTGATCACTGTCAGATCGACGTCAGTGACTTCTACGTCTATGTGTTCCTGCTCCTGTGGCAGAACATCTTCCAGCTGTTGTCATACCTCATTTTGCGTTTAGATGATGATCCAGAGGTTGAGTGGAACGCAGCCAATGATGACTAG
- the LOC131552341 gene encoding uncharacterized protein LOC131552341, whose protein sequence is MAFKEKQILMRFLFIWHSFIKVRGFVVFNEGNGLDFAGSFNKNARTSESFDRVDDKPKSGAQVGRLLIWQDQDSKSHGGDRVSLPSELSSRSQPDENAYQSDDSGWMKLQPLWGQVYGLNTLHTPTVERLLGMKPKVDCVGDLMKLTIHGQEAPFGSNFLIDRGSVPPLPLSQLPSECGHRFLRTWRDFVFIIPYDGCYVMHERDTFVLSLLWWGLPVKMSCSSLTSAKSEPMVSCYTNGMIVRLHGGVSENLKIKVMNEWQPLLKVSARCGYSLVSHPEGVVIHALYMPCTEPKDGMYTLSMAVEREFNLSCPALSLSIPIDTPDVAYENEHISIPYALSSTLPPTTITATTKTTQPRPTSTSSIQKLQTPLLPYYILGQPDFKPVPPSYPRLLFPPNIPPMILPQSPKIVGPPTAVTQRPQAPVYIKRPQTWYPKPSLGLTRDPTHQSAAGPHYPRKPLLPPTKVPTAPIAPLLITTDIPQDELQWATMFPPSEMVYPLYPGKPEFVTPSSAVFPQVPHWPHHSQTQQRPSEPHTPPNPEPEPPTPAPIRKTGPQLFHYPWYKPFPPHRSEMPPVPKNKMVSTYGAVASRSTTYSERSAQVETPQASELPYGTVVKGPPMNLYYGLIPNTYPIPSLPKFPEVVHTPAPIEASPTHISSSHAHSFHCPAFCPGPPSVFYHRHDHHHFGHPRQMSNIDISSTTEITGQMLSSPVIFPDSNLLPFIKGKGYNYGPLYTKIALPPASDHTAMQYLMENPPIKSTDAPDTSKHFTGPTMRPYIFRKLESTVASPQPTMKPANFASVIHHLERSQNGPVAEPLAYSNHSPNPAVNQAEMQQYVFPMGRDTQSMLVAPNNVPPFEEMVQHDIFSKPAMPPTHDNNAFMNYWHQAANLNAKPPRSNSLTKDSFTQTSLLQPPNNLNPFELSTASIQSEETPDKNPPPQLSFHPLIQIRNSVPVRNPQLYFPPNGESVDPVFRGPKLFNTHWVPAVQSNKGALLSSSETDGYMGHQSTVD, encoded by the exons ATGGCGTTTAAAGAGAAACAAATCCTGATgcgttttcttttcatttggcATAGCTTTATTAAAGTTCGTGGTTTTGTGGTATTTAATGAGGGAAACGGTCTTGATTTCGCGGGCTCTTTTAACAAAAATGCACGGACAAGCGAGTCATTTGATCGAGTGGACGACAAGCCGAAATCTGGAGCACAGGTTGGGCGCCTTCTTATTTGGCAAGACCAAGATTCAAAATCACATGGTGGAGACCGTGTCAGTCTTCCTTCGGAGCTCAGTTCTCGCAGTCAACCTGATGAGAACGCATACCAATCAGATGATTCAG GCTGGATGAAGCTGCAACCTCTTTGGGGACAGGTTTATGGTCTAAACACCCTGCATACGCCAACTGTGGAAAGGCTACTTGGAATGAAACCCAAGGTGGATTGTGTTGGAGATTTAATGAAGTTGACAATTCATGGACAAGAGGCTCCTTTTGGGTCCAACTTTCTTATCGACAGAG GAAGCGTCCCACCGCTTCCATTGTCACAGCTGCCCTCAGAATGTGGCCATAGGTTCTTGAGAACATGGAGAGACTTTGTTTTCATTATACCATATGATGGATGTTATGTAATGCATGAG AGAGACACTTTTGTTCTTTCCTTACTTTGGTGGGGATTGCCAGTGAAAATGTCTTGTTCCTCACTGACCTCGGCAAAAAGTGAGCCAATGGTGTCCTGCTATACTAATGGCATGATTGTGAGGCTGCATGGAggagtctctgagaacctgaagATCAAAG taatgaatgaatggcagccTCTTCTGAAAGTGTCAGCTAGATGTGGATACAGCTTGGTGTCACATCCAGAAGGTGTGGTCATCCATGCCCTGTATATGCCGTGCACAGAGCCAAAG GATGGGATGTACACTCTCAGCATGGCAGTGGAGAGAGAGTTTAATCTGTCCTGCCCAGCACTGTCGCTTAGTATTCCTATAGATACGCCTGATGTTGCATATGAAAATGAACACATTTCTATACCTTATGCTCTGAGTTCAACACTCCCTCCCACCACAATCACTGCAACTACTAAAACTACTCAGCCAAGACCGACTTCCACAAGTTCAATTCAAAAGTTGCAGACTCCTCTTCTCCCTTATTACATCCTTGGCCAGCCAGATTTTAAACCTGTTCCTCCTAGTTACCCTCGTCTCCTTTTTCCTCCAAATATACCACCAATGATTCTTCCTCAAAGTCCCAAAATTGTGGGTCCCCCAACTGCTGTTACACAGAGGCCACAAGCACCCGTTTATATAAAGCGTCCTCAAACTTGGTACCCTAAGCCCAGCTTGGGTCTTACCCGTGACCCCACTCATCAAAGTGCAGCTGGGCCACATTATCCAAGAAAACCTTTGTTGCCTCCTACCAAGGTTCCTACAGCCCCTATCGCTCCCCTACTAATAACCACAGACATTCCTCAAGATGAGTTGCAGTGGGCAACTATGTTTCCTCCCAGCGAAATGGTGTATCCTTTATATCCTGGAAAACCTGAATTTGTCACTCCCTCCTCTGCAGTCTTTCCTCAGGTTCCCCACTGGCCTCATCACTCCCAAACCCAACAAAGACCCTCTGAACCACATACTCCACCAAACCCAGAGCCTGAACCACCTACACCTGCCCCTATAAGAAAGACGGGACCACAGCTCTTCCACTATCCGTGGTATAAACCCTTCCCACCACATCGTTCAGAAATGCCACCTGtccccaaaaataaaatggtttccACCTATGGGGCTGTTGCTTCCAGGTCCACCACATATTCAGAAAGGTCTGCACAAGTTGAAACGCCGCAAGCTTCTGAGCTTCCATACGGAACAGTTGTTAAGGGTCCTCCTATGAACTTATACTATGGTTTGATCCCAAACACGTATCCTATCCCTTCACTCCCTAAATTTCCTGAAGTTGTTCACACCCCTGCCCCAATAGAGGCTTCCCCAACTCATATTAGTTCGTCCCATGCACATTCTTTTCACTGTCCAGCTTTCTGCCCTGGACCCCCTTCAGTATTTTACCACCGCCATGACCATCACCATTTTGGTCATCCTCGTCAAATGTCTAATATTGACATTTCTAGTACGACTGAAATTACAGGCCAAATGCTGTCATCTCCTGTTATATTTCCAGATTCAAACCTCCTTCCTTTTATTAAGGGCAAGGGTTATAATTATGGCCCACTTTACACAAAAATTGCTCTACCACCAGCTTCAGATCATACAGCAATGCAATATTTGATGGAGAATCCCCCCATTAAAAGTACCGATGCCCCTGATACTTCAAAGCATTTTACTGGGCCAACCATGCGTCCCTACATTTTTAGGAAGTTGGAATCAACTGTTGCCTCTCCACAGCCTACAATGAAACCTGCTAATTTTGCTTCTGTTATACACCATTTGGAGCGTTCACAAAATGGACCAGTTGCTGAACCTCTTGCCTATTCAAACCACAGCCCAAACCCTGCAGTTAACCAGGCTGAGATGCAGCAGTATGTTTTCCCAATGGGACGTGACACACAGTCAATGTTAGTTGCTCCAAATAATGTTCCTCCTTTTGAGGAAATGGTCCAACATGACATTTTTTCAAAACCAGCTATGCCTCCAACTCATGACAACAATGCATTTATGAATTACTGGCATCAAGCTGCTAATTTGAATGCTAAGCCCCCTAGGTCTAATTCCCTTACAAAAGACTCTTTCACCCAGACGTCATTACTTCAGCCACCCAATAATCTCAATCCATTTGAGCTGTCAACTGCGTCAATCCAGTCAGAAGAAACTCCTGACAAGAACCCTCCACCACAGCTGAGTTTTCATCCCTTGATTCAGATCCGCAACTCTGTGCCAGTAAGAAACCCTCAGCTGTATTTCCCTCCAAATGGAGAATCTGTGGATCCTGTTTTTAGGGGCCCAAAGTTATTTAACACGCACTGGGTTCCTGCTGTTCAGTCAAACAAGGGTGCATTGCTCTCCAGCTCTGAAACAGATG gtTATATGGGGCATCAATCCACTGTAGACTGA
- the ahsg2 gene encoding alpha-2-HS-glycoprotein 2 has protein sequence MQLCALLTVLGLLVTGSWAQGLMPTVGLPPCDSPEAEAAALAAQDFLNAQHTHGYKYVLNQIDEIKIVSRPLQADTYHLELDFLETTCHVLDPTPVSLCPVRQKINTAVEADCDFVLANTTQGLSVVAFKCKTETESEDKCLGCPQLVPLNDTDGLQLIETSLDYFNKNNTLNTKFALLEIGRMGSQIVSGGHRYFAEYAIIGTNCTSQDDDICIPQNHNVAIHGLCLAEGSADGVDCKIFAPTQASNATVQVQQLLHAHTFGPQHNPAIHGLKHHKLTALHDPSASGLLSAESNELAEVVAAPKDAPVVKREVAAPEVPAVDATESEKAPLPSGPILFAPICPGKKKHF, from the exons ATGCAGCTCTGCGCTTTGCTCACTGTTCTCGGGCTCCTGGTAACGGGGTCATGGGCGCAGGGCTTGATGCCCACCGTCGGCTTGCCTCCCTGTGATTCCCCTGAGGCTGAAGCAGCGGCTCTGGCGGCACAGGATTTCCTTAACGCTCAGCACACACACGGTTACAAATATGTCCTAAATCAAATTGACGAAATCAAGATCGTCTCCAGG CCACTTCAAGCAGACACGTATCATTTGGAACTAGATTTTCTTGAAACTACGTGTCATGTCTTGGATCCAACACCTGTGAGCCTTTGTCCAGTCAGACAAAAAATTAATACG GCGGTTGAGGCAGATTGTGATTTTGTACTGGCAAATACAACTCAAGGTCTGTCTGTTGTGGCATTCAAGTGTAAAACTGAGACAG AATCAGAAGATAAATGCTTAGGCTGCCCTCAACTCGTTCCTTTAAATGACACAGATGGCCTCCAACTCATTGAAACCTCTTTAGactatttcaataaaaataatactctAAACACAAAGTTTGCACTCCTTGAAATCGGACGCATGGGATCCCAG attgtCAGTGGTGGACACAGGTACTTTGCAGAATATGCCATTATTGGGACTAACTGCACAAGTCAAGATGATGACATATGCATCCCTCAGAATCATAATGTTGCT ATCCATGGCCTCTGTCTAGCTGAAGGTTCTGCTGATGGTGTTGACTGCAAAATCTTTGCCCCA ACCCAAGCGAGCAACGCCACAGTGCAAGTCCAACAGCTTCTGCATGCACACACCTTTGGACCTCAGCACAACCCCGCCATTCATGGCCTCAAACATCACAAGCTGACGGCACTTCATGACCCTTCAGCAAGTGGTCTGCTCTCTGCAGAATCCAACGAATTGGCTGAGGTCGTGGCAGCGCCAAAGGATGCTCCTGTTGTAAAGAGGGAGGTCGCTGCACCAGAAGTGCCAGCAGTAGATGCAACAGAGTCAGAAAAAGCACCCCTTCCTTCAGGGCCGATTCTCTTTGCTCCCATTTGTCcaggaaaaaagaaacatttctga